In the Corvus cornix cornix isolate S_Up_H32 chromosome 18, ASM73873v5, whole genome shotgun sequence genome, one interval contains:
- the APOH gene encoding beta-2-glycoprotein 1 isoform X1: MHPLALLGCLVALSHCALASKVCPRPPEVLFATINVDKKVYEVGEEVEYTCRPGFMPNSGQRKYTCLPTGKWAFNTLLCLPKRCPPPPPLKNGKMDFEEFQYQSTVTFSCDPGYNLVGSRTSQCMADGKWTGTFPQCQPVTCAPPLLPEFGVLSYRRLNPGNVSHFLDTILFECVPPLALIGNETATCMANGTWSSIPVCKVVTCPTPIGIENGFIEFAVRRTYHYNESVSFGCQPGYVMEGSKHSRCENTGNWSTKPACRAPCKIPVKKAVVLYNGEKKRVQNDLKDGILHGETVSFFCKNKEKSCAYTVDAACVDGNFTLPACFKERGFFSTLVKKDPSDMKACEDEA, from the exons ATGCACCCCCTGGCACTGCTCGGGTGCCTCGTGGCTCTGAGCCACTGTGCTCTTGCGTCCAAAG TCTGTCCCAGGCCACCAGAAGTTCTCTTTGCCACAATTAATGTAGACAAAAAGGTGTATGAAGTGGGTGAGGAAGTGGAATACACCTGCCGGCCCGGGTTCATGCCCAACAGTGGGCAGAGGAAGTACACCTGCCTCCCGACCGGCAAGTGGGCCTTCAACACCCTACTCTGCCTCC CAAAGAGATGTCCCCCTCCTCCCCCGCTGAAGAAtgggaaaatggattttgaagAGTTCCAGTACCAGAGTACTGTAACTTTCTCATGTGATCCAGG CTACAACCTCGTTGGGTCAAGAACAAGCCAGTGCATGGCAGATGGAAAATGGACTGGAACTTTTCCACAGTGTCAAC CGGTGACTTGTGCACCTCCATTGCTCCCGGAATTCGGGGTCCTCTCTTACCGTCGCTTAAATCCTGGAAATGTCTCTCATTTCCTGGACACGATCCTGTTTGAATGCGTCCCTCCTCTCGCCCTGATTGGGAATGAGACAGCCACCTGCATGGCCAATGGGACCTGGAGCAGCATTCCAGTGTGCAAGG TTGTCACCTGCCCCACTCCAATAGGAATAGAAAATGGGTTCATAGAGTTTGCTGTCCGCAGAACGTATCACTACAACGAAAGTGTCAGCTTTGGCTGCCAGCCTGGCTATGTGATGGAGGGATCCAAGCATTCCCGCTGTGAAAACACTGGAAACTGGTCCACGAAGCCAGCCTGTAGAG CACCATGTAAAATACCAGTTAAGAAAGCTGTAGTATTGTACAATGGTGAGAAGAAGAGAGTTCAGAACGACCTGAAGGATGGCATTCTGCATGGGGAAACTGTATCCTTCTTCTGcaagaacaaggaaaaatccTGTGCCTACACTGTAGATGCGGCATGTGTGGATGGCAACTTCACCCTCCCTGCCTGTTTCAAAG AACGTGGCTTTTTTTCAACTCTGGTGAAGAAGGACCCCTCAGACATGAAAGCATGTGAAGATGAAGcctga
- the APOH gene encoding beta-2-glycoprotein 1 isoform X2, with amino-acid sequence MHPLALLGCLVALSHCALASKAKRCPPPPPLKNGKMDFEEFQYQSTVTFSCDPGYNLVGSRTSQCMADGKWTGTFPQCQPVTCAPPLLPEFGVLSYRRLNPGNVSHFLDTILFECVPPLALIGNETATCMANGTWSSIPVCKVVTCPTPIGIENGFIEFAVRRTYHYNESVSFGCQPGYVMEGSKHSRCENTGNWSTKPACRAPCKIPVKKAVVLYNGEKKRVQNDLKDGILHGETVSFFCKNKEKSCAYTVDAACVDGNFTLPACFKERGFFSTLVKKDPSDMKACEDEA; translated from the exons ATGCACCCCCTGGCACTGCTCGGGTGCCTCGTGGCTCTGAGCCACTGTGCTCTTGCGTCCAAAG CAAAGAGATGTCCCCCTCCTCCCCCGCTGAAGAAtgggaaaatggattttgaagAGTTCCAGTACCAGAGTACTGTAACTTTCTCATGTGATCCAGG CTACAACCTCGTTGGGTCAAGAACAAGCCAGTGCATGGCAGATGGAAAATGGACTGGAACTTTTCCACAGTGTCAAC CGGTGACTTGTGCACCTCCATTGCTCCCGGAATTCGGGGTCCTCTCTTACCGTCGCTTAAATCCTGGAAATGTCTCTCATTTCCTGGACACGATCCTGTTTGAATGCGTCCCTCCTCTCGCCCTGATTGGGAATGAGACAGCCACCTGCATGGCCAATGGGACCTGGAGCAGCATTCCAGTGTGCAAGG TTGTCACCTGCCCCACTCCAATAGGAATAGAAAATGGGTTCATAGAGTTTGCTGTCCGCAGAACGTATCACTACAACGAAAGTGTCAGCTTTGGCTGCCAGCCTGGCTATGTGATGGAGGGATCCAAGCATTCCCGCTGTGAAAACACTGGAAACTGGTCCACGAAGCCAGCCTGTAGAG CACCATGTAAAATACCAGTTAAGAAAGCTGTAGTATTGTACAATGGTGAGAAGAAGAGAGTTCAGAACGACCTGAAGGATGGCATTCTGCATGGGGAAACTGTATCCTTCTTCTGcaagaacaaggaaaaatccTGTGCCTACACTGTAGATGCGGCATGTGTGGATGGCAACTTCACCCTCCCTGCCTGTTTCAAAG AACGTGGCTTTTTTTCAACTCTGGTGAAGAAGGACCCCTCAGACATGAAAGCATGTGAAGATGAAGcctga